The DNA window GCCCGATCCACACGGAGGTCACAAACGACTTCAGCCGGCGTGTTTTCGAGCACAAGTCTGGCGAAGGCTCCGGTTTCACATGGCGTCCAGCACCTCGTCTGTTATGTGGAGCATTTCGATATCCGCGATGCGATCCAGCGGGAAAAGTCCCTCAAGCGCTGGCCGCGCCAATGGAAGGTCGGACTGATCGAGAGCGCTAATCCCGAATGGCACGAGCCGATGCGCGGGATCGGGTGGTGATTTTGTTGGGCGTTGCGACTGGCCTCCGGAGTGGGCCGGGAGCGCCGGCGACCATGATTACTGTTCAGGCATGGATCCTCGGGCTTGACCCGAGGATCCATGCCTGAACATCGAAACTTCACCAGCGGTCGAGGAAGAGAGTCATAGGTAGTCGGGACAGACGCCGGCGGGACGCATTGGGAGCGCCTTTTTTAATTTTGTGGCGTGAACGGTGCGCCCCGCTTCCCAATCCCCTTCAATGGCCAGACGCGAAAGCGGGCGTGGCAAGAATGGTGCTTGCCTGGAGACAATCACATGCCATCGGATGGCGGGAGAGAGGTTACCTGCGGCTTGAGCGGCCGGCCCCAAAAGCCATATGGTGGTGGCCCAACGAATCCGGATCGCCACCCATGACCACAGCCATGATCCCCGTCGACGAGCTGACGGAGGAGCAAGCCAAGGAAGAGCTGGCCCGTCTCGCAAGCGAGATCGCCAAGCACGACAGCCTCTACTTTTCCGAGGATGCGCCGGAAATCTCGGATGCCGAATATGATGCGCTGCGCCGGCGCAATCTCGCCATCGAGCAGGTCTTTCCACTGCTCGTCCGCGAGGATTCGCCGTCGCGTCGGGTCGGCGTGGCCGCCACCGAGAAGTTCGAGAAGGTGCGGCACAAGGTGCCGATGCTCTCGCTGGACAACGCATTCACCGACGAGGACGTGGTCGATTTCGTGGGGCGCATCCGTCGTTTCCTCAAGATGGAGCCGCATGCGCCTATCGCCATGACGGCGGAGCCCAAGATCGACGGGTTGTCCCTCTCGATCCGCTATGAGAATGGCCGGCTGGTCTCCGCCGCCACGCGCGGTGATGGGCAAGTGGGTGAGAACGTCACCGCCAACGCCCGCGCGGTGGCCGATATCCCCAATGTGCTTTCCGGCGACTTTCCTGAAATCCTCGAAGTGCGCGGGGAGGTCTACATGACCCACCGCGACTTCCTGGCGCTCAACCAGCGCCAGCAGGCCGAGGGCAAGCAGACCTATGTGAACCCGCGCAACACGGCGGCAGGCTCGCTGCGCCAGCTCGACCCGTCGATCACCGCCGCCCGCCCGCTCAAATTCTTCGCCTATGCCTGGGGCGAGGTGAGCGAGATGCCCGCCACCACGCAAACTGGCATGGTCGAGGCGCTCAAGAGCTACGGCTTCCCCACCAACGAGCTGATGTGCCTTTGCGAGCGCGCGCAGGAACTCCTGAAGCATTACCATGCCATAGAGGAGCAGCGCGCCACTCTGAGCTACGACATTGACGGCGTCGTCTACAAGGTCAACGACCTGGCGCTGCAGCAGCGCCTCGGCTTCGTCTCCCGCAGCCCGCGCTGGGCCATCGCGCATAAGTTCCCGGCCGAGAAGGCCTTCACCATCCTGCGCGGCATCGACATCCAGGTGGGCCGCACCGGCGCGCTGACGCCGGTGGCGCGCCTGGAGCCGGTCACGGTGGGTGGCGTGGTGGTCACCAACGCCACGCTGCACAATGCCGAGGAGATCGAGCGGCTCGGCATCAAGATCGGCGATACGGTGATCGTGCAGCGCGCGGGCGATGTCATCCCGCAGATCCTTGGTTACGCCGAGGACCGCCGTCCGCCGGACGCAAGGGAATTCGACTTCCCCACCGTCTGCCCTTGCGAGTTGAAGACGCCCGTCGTGCGCGAGGGCACGGCAGGCGGAGGGGAGGGAGTGGTGCGGCGCTGCTCGGGCGAGTTCGCCTGTCCGTTCCAGCGCATCGAGCATCTGCGCCACTTCGTCTCCCGCCGCGCCTTCGACATCGAGGGGCTGGGCGAGAAACAGATCGAGTTCTTCTTTCACGATCCCGACCTGCCGGTCAAAAGCCCGGCCGACATCTTCACCCTCGCCGGGCGCGACGAGCGCAGCCTGAAGAAGCTCAAGGACAAGGACGGCTGGGGCACGGTCTCGGCCGGCAATCTCTTCGCGGCGATAGAGGCGCGGCGCACCATCCCGCTCGACCGCATGATCTACGGCCTCGGCATCCGCCATGTGGGTGATCGCACCGCGGTCACGCTCGCGCGTGCCTATGGTTCGTGGCAGT is part of the Chelativorans sp. AA-79 genome and encodes:
- the ligA gene encoding NAD-dependent DNA ligase LigA, with protein sequence MTTAMIPVDELTEEQAKEELARLASEIAKHDSLYFSEDAPEISDAEYDALRRRNLAIEQVFPLLVREDSPSRRVGVAATEKFEKVRHKVPMLSLDNAFTDEDVVDFVGRIRRFLKMEPHAPIAMTAEPKIDGLSLSIRYENGRLVSAATRGDGQVGENVTANARAVADIPNVLSGDFPEILEVRGEVYMTHRDFLALNQRQQAEGKQTYVNPRNTAAGSLRQLDPSITAARPLKFFAYAWGEVSEMPATTQTGMVEALKSYGFPTNELMCLCERAQELLKHYHAIEEQRATLSYDIDGVVYKVNDLALQQRLGFVSRSPRWAIAHKFPAEKAFTILRGIDIQVGRTGALTPVARLEPVTVGGVVVTNATLHNAEEIERLGIKIGDTVIVQRAGDVIPQILGYAEDRRPPDAREFDFPTVCPCELKTPVVREGTAGGGEGVVRRCSGEFACPFQRIEHLRHFVSRRAFDIEGLGEKQIEFFFHDPDLPVKSPADIFTLAGRDERSLKKLKDKDGWGTVSAGNLFAAIEARRTIPLDRMIYGLGIRHVGDRTAVTLARAYGSWQSFHDAALAVAGGDLGAREDMDALEDIGDAVIDAIATYFAEEHNRRLVEALAAQVNVLEAERPATDSPVAGKTIVFTGALERMSRDEAKDMAERLGAKVAGSVSSKTDLVVAGPGAGSKLKKAAELGIEVIDEDAWFRRIGG